The Nocardioides houyundeii genome includes the window GCCGCGGTGCTGGAGCGGGCGCTGGCGCTCGGCTTCGACGCGGTGGCCACCGGTCACTACGCCCAGCTCCGGACCGGGGAGGACGGCCTGATCGAGATGCACCGGGCCGTGGACCACGGCAAGGACCAGTCCTACGTGCTCGGGGTGCTGACCCAGCAGCAGCTCGCGCACTCGCTGTTCCCGCTCGGCGACTCCCGCAAGCCGGACGTGCGGCTGGAGGCCGGGCGCCGCGGGCTGCTGGTGGCCGACAAGCCCGACAGCCACGACATCTGCTTCGTCGCCGACGGCGACAACGCGGGGTGGCTGCGCGAGAAGCTGGCGGACCGGGCCCCGAGCTCGACCGGCACCTGGGGCGGCGACATCGTCGACGACGCCACCGGCGAGGTGCTGGGCACCCACGAGGGCACCTACGGGTTCACGATCGGTCAACGCAGAGGCCTGCGCCTGGGCCGGCCCGCACCGGACGGGAAGCCCCGTTTCGTGCTCGACATCGAGCCGGTCACCGGCAACGTCCGCGTCGGCGGTCGGGAGCGACTGGGGGTGGACCACGTCGACGGCGTCCGGGCGCGCTGGTGCGGCACGGTCCCGTCCCGGCTGGAGGGCACCGTGCAGCTGCGGGCACACGGCGCGGAGCACCGCGCCGTCGTCGAGACCGACGGCGAGACGGTCAGCATCGAGCTGGTCGACCCGGCCGAGGGCATCGCACCCGGGCAGGCGGCGGTCATCTACTCCGGCACCCGGGTCGTCGGGTCCGCGACCATCTCGGCCACCCGCCGGGTGAGCGTGTGAGCACCGCCACCGGCATCGGCTCCATGCCCGGCCCGGGCACCGACGACCCGGCACGGACGTACGCCGAGACGGTGCGCACGGTGCTCGGCGTGCTGGGGGAGCTGCCGTACGTTCCGGAGCTCCCCGGACGCGGAGCGGCGGCGACCATGACCGGTCGCGCGCTGGCCGTGGTCGAGGGACTCGGCGCCGACCTGCAGCCCGCCGGCTGGCGGCTCACCGACGCGGCGGGGGTGGACCTGCGCCGCGCCCGCTCCCTGCTGGCCCAGGACCTGGACACGGTCGAGGAGCTGGCCCAGGGCTACGTCGGCGACTTCAAGACCCAGCTGACCGGACCCTGGACCCTGGCGGCCACCGTGGAGAAGCACCGCGGCGACAAGGTGCTCTCCGACCACGGTGCCCGCCGTGACCTGGGGCAGGCGCTGGCCGAAGGGGTACGCGGGCACGTCGCGGACCTGCGACGTCGGCTCCCCGGTGTGGCGCGGCTCATCGTGCAGGTCGACGAGCCGGCGCTCACCGCCGTCCTGGAGGCCTCCGTGCCCACGGCCAGCGGCTTGGGCCGGCACCGCAAGGTCGACCTGCCCGAGGCGTCGGCGACGCTGACGGAGCTGCTCTCCGCCATCGCCGGGGCCGGAGCCGAGCCCTGGGTGCACAGCTGCGCGGCCCGGACGCCGCTGGACCTGCTGCGAGGGGCCGGGGCGCGCGGGCTGTCGGTGGACCTGGACCAGCTCGACGCCGCCGACCACGACCAGCTCGGCCAGGCGCTGGAGGCGGGGCTGGGCGTCGCCCTCGGCGTGGTCCCCACCGCCGAGCCCGCGCAGCCGGTCTCGGAGAAGGCGTCGGTCGAGCGGGTGCTGCGCTGGCTGGACATGCTCGGCTTCGGGCTGGACGAGGTCTCCACCCAGCTGGTGATCACCCCGTCCTGCGGGCTCGCGGGGGCCTCCCCGGCCTGGGCACGTCGTGCCCTGGAGCTGGCCGGAGCGACCGCCCGCGAGCTCAGCCACTGAGCTCAGCCACTGAGCTCGGCGACTGAGCTCGGCCACTGATCAGTGGACGCCGACCCCTTCGGGCCCGTCGGTGGCCAGCTCCTCGTGCTTGACGTCCAGCCCGATCCAGATCAGGACCGAGGAGACCACCGCCATCCCGGCGCCCACCAGGAAGGCCGTGGTGGCACCCTCGGTGAACGCCGTCAGCGACGCCAGCTCGGACACGGTGCTCTCGAACCGGGGTCCGAGCTGCTCGGCGAGACCGGCCCGGGTCGCGGCGTCGGCGATGCCCGGCGCGAGCTCCTCGCCGCGGTTGGTGGAGAAGTGCAGCGCGACGGTGCTGAGCGTGGCCAGGCCGAGCGCCCCTCCGACCTGCTGCATCGTGTTGAGCACCCCTGAGCCGATGCCGGAGTCGGCGGCCTGGACGTGGTGCACGGCGGTCAGGGTGAGCGGCACGAAGACCATGCCCATGCCCAGGGCCATCAGCACCACGAACGGCAGGATGTGGGTCCAGTAGTTGACGTCGGCCCCGAGCGCCTCGCCCTGCAGCACCGCCAGGGATGCCGACGGTGACTCGTGGACGCTGATCCGGGAGAACCCGAAGAGGGCACCCGCGGCCAACAGGGTGCCGGTGCCGGCGAGGTAGCGGGGATCCACCCGGCTGATCAGGCTGGAGGCGGTCATCGCCGAGATGATCATGGCGATGGAGAACGGCACGAACGCGAACCCGGCCTTGAGCGGGCTGTAGCCGACGACGTTCTGGATCAGCAGGCTGAGGAAGAAGAACATCGCGAACATCGCCGCGGGCATGATCATCATCGCCACGAAGCTGATCGCCCGGGTGCGGCTGCGGAAGATCCGGAACGGCAGCAGCGGGTGCTCCACGCGGGACTCGATCCCGATGAAGACCGCGAGCAGCACCACGCCCACGACCAGGCTGGCGATCGTCTGCCCGTCGCCCCAGCCGTAGGAGGCGTTCCCGGCGCGGGAGAGCCCGTAGACGATGCCGAGCAGGCCGGCGGTCCCGGTGATGGCGCCGGGGATGTCCAGCTCTCCGGCGTGACGCTCGGACTCCCGGAAGAAGCGGGGGGCGAGGAAGGCGGCGAGCAGCCCGATCGGCACCACGATCAGGAACGTGTACCGCCAGCCGGCGATGCCCAGCGGGTGGTCCAGGCCGGTCAGCCAGCCCCCGAGGATCAGGCCGATCGCGGCACCGATGCCCGACATGGCGGCGTACACGGCGAACGCCCGGTTGCGCTCCTTCCCGGCGGGGAAGGTGGTGGTGATCAGGGCCAGGGCGGCGGGGGAGGCCAGGGCCGCACCGAGTCCCTGGAAGCCGCGGGAGACCAGCAGCATCGCCTCGTTCTGCGCCAGGCCGCCGGTCAGCGAGGCGACCGCGAAGATCAGCACGCCGATGATGAAGATCAGGCGGCGGCCGAAGAGGTCGGCGAGCCGGCCACCGAGCAGCAGCAGTCCTCCGAACGCCAGCGCGTAGCCGGTGACGATCCAGGTGAGGTTGGCCGAGGTGATGTCGAGGTCGTCGCCGATGTAGGGCAACGCGATGTTGGCGATCGTGCTGTCGAGCACGACCATCAGCTGGGCCAGCGAGATGAGGACCAGGGCCCAGCGCAGGCGCCGGTGCTCCTGGGGTGTCACCTCTGGGGTGACGAGGGCTGTCTCAGCCATGGGAATCCTTCGGGTTCGGGGTCGGCGCGACGGCCGGGAGGATGATCTGGTCGATCACCCGGGAGATGAGCTCGGGGGTGGCTTCCTCGCCGAGCAGGAAGACGCGGTGCAGGACGATCCCGGGCAGCGCCGGGGCGACCAGCGAGACGTCGAGGTCGGGACGGGCCTCGCCCCGGGCGACGGCCCGTTCCAGGAGGGCCCCGGTCATCTTGATGCTGGGCGTGATGAAGTCGCGCCGGTAGATCTCGGCGAACTCCTCGTCACGACCCATCGCGGTCACGACCGCGGCGAGCAGTGCCAGGCCGCGGGGGTCGCGCAGCACGCCCATGCCGCAGTAGGCGGTGAGCAGGTCCTCGCGCAGGGTGCCGGTGTCGGGGAGCGGCGGCCTGGTCTTCTGGGAGCAGACCGCCTCGGCGACCAGAGCCGCCTTGCTGCTCCAGCGCCGGTAGAGCGTGGCCTTGCTGGCGCGGGCGGCGCTGGCGACCGCGTCCATCGTGAGGCGGTCGTAGCCGAGGTCGGCCAGGACGTCGAGGGTGGCCTGCAGGATCTCCTGCTCACGGTCCCCCTCGACCCGCGGCCGGGCGGCGGTGCCCTCCTCCGGTGCGTTCATCTGAGTCCTTCTCGTGAGGTGGATGAAACGAAACGGTTCCGTTCCATCCGAGAACGGTACGCCCGAAGCCCGGAGGGGACAAGCGGGTTTCACCGGCCCGTCCCGACCCGCCGGAGCGCGGGTGTCGGTGCGGCCCGGCAAACTAGGGTCATGAGCACGCCCGAGGTCACCCCCGCCACCCCGGATGCCCGCGACCGCCACCAGGCGCTCTCGGAGGAGATCGAGGACGCGCGCTGGCGCTACTACGTGCTGGACGCGCCCACCCTCGACGACGCCGACTTCGACCGGAGGATGCGTGAGCTCGAGGCGCTCGAGGAGACGCACCCGGAGCTGCGCACGCCCGACTCGCCCACCCAGAAGGTCGGCGGCGCGGTCTCCACCGAGTTCACCCCCGTCGACCACCTGCGGCCGATGGAGTCCCTCGACAACGCCTTCTCCTTCGAGGAGGTCCAGGCCTGGTACGCGCGTCTGGCCCGCGACGGGATCGCCGGGCCCGACCTGCTCTGCGAGCTCAAGGTGGACGGCCTGGCGATTAACATCCTCTACGAGCAGGGCCGGCTGGTCCGTGCGCTGACCCGCGGCGACGGCCGGACCGGCGAGGACGTCACCCCCAACGTCAAGACCATCGACTCGGTGCCGCACCGGCTCACCGGCACCGAGGAGTTCCCCGTCCCCGAGCTGGTCGAGGTGCGCGGAGAGGTGTTCCTCCCCGCCGAGGCCTTCGAGCGGCTCAACTCCGCGATGGCCGACGCCGGCAAGCCGCTGTTCGCCAACCCGCGCAACGCCGCGGCCGGCTCGCTGCGTCAGAAGGACCCCCGGGTCACGGCCACCCGGTCCCTGGGCATGGTCTGCCACGGGATCGGTGCTCGGCAGGGCTTCGAGCCGGCCACCCAGTCCGGCTCCTACGACGCCCTGCGTGCCTGGGGCCTGCCCACCTCCGACCAGGTGAGGGTGGTGCCGACGCTGGGTGAGGTCGAGGCCTTCATCGAGCACGTGGGGGAGCACCGGCACACCATCGTCGGCTACGAGATCGACGGCGTGGTGATCAAGGTCGACGACGTCACCCTGCAGCGGCGCCTCGGCTCGACCAGCCGGGCGCCGCGGTGGGCGATCGCCTACAAGTACCCGCCGGAGGAGGTCAACGCCAAGCTGCTCTCCATCGAGGTCAACACCGGCCGGACGGGCCGGGTGACGCCGTTCGGCGTCATGGAGCCCACCCGGGTGGCCGGTTCGACCGTGGAGCGGGCCACCCTGCACAACGCCCACGAGGTCAAGCGCAAGGACGTGCGCCCCGGGGACACCGTGATCCTGCGCAAGGCCGGGGACGTGATCCCTGAGATCGTCGGGCCGGTGCTGCCACTGCGCCCCGACGGACTCGCGGAGTGGGTCATGCCGACCCAGTGCCCCTCGTGCGGCACGACGTTGGTGCAGCAGAAGGAGGGTGACAAGGACCTGAGGTGTCCCAACCACCGCAAGTGCCCCGCCCAGCTGCTGGACCGCGTCTTCCACGTCGCGGGTCGGGGCGCGTTCGACATCGAGGGACTGGGCAGCGAGGCCGCCGGGGCGCTGCTCCAGGCCGGGGTGATCGTCGACGAGGGCGACATCTTCGACCTCACCAGGGACCAGCTGCTCCGTACCGAGCTGTTCACCCGAGCCGCCAAGAAGACCGAGCTGGACGGTGCGTCGTCCGGGCGCGTGCTCAGCGCGAACGGCGAGCGGCTGCTGGACAACCTCGACCGGGCCAAGGCGGCCCCGCTGTGGCGGGTCGTGGTCGCGCTGTCCATCCGGCACGTCGGCCCCACCGCGGCGCGTGCCCTGGCCACGGAGTTCGGGTCCCTGGACGCCATCCGGGACGCCGACGAGCAGCAGCTGGCCGACACCGAGGGCGTGGGCCCGACCATCGCGGCCTCGGTGCGCGAGTGGTTCGACGGCGAGCAGGGCGACTGGCACCGCGACATCGTGGAGAAGTGGCGGGCGGCCGGGGTCACCATGGCCGACGAGCGCGACGAGTCGGTGCCGCGCACCCTGGAGGGACTGACCCTGGTGGTGACCGGCTCCTTGGAGCGGTTCACCCGCGACTCCGCCAAGGAGGCGATCATCGCCCGCGGCGGCAAGGCGTCGGGCTCGGTGTCGAAGAAGACCGACTACGTCGTGCTCGGGGAGAACGCCGGCTCCAAGGCGGACAAGGCCGAGCAGCTCGGGGTCCCGACCCTGGACGAGTCCGGCTTCGAGCGGTTGCTGGCCGAGGGCCCGGACGGGCTCTGAGGCGGCTTGGCGATCTTGGCCCGGATCAACCCGGCGACAGCTGCCTGCTCCACCGCGAACGGGTGGTAGAAGATCGCCTCGCCGGTGTTGTCCTTGCCGTTGACCCAGGGATCTGCCGAGCAGACGTCGTGCCCGCGACTGGCGCGCGCCACGTTCACGTACTCCGCCCCGGTCCTGCCCGCCGCCCGACGGATCACCGCGTTGAGCCGGCCGTTGAGGCCGCGCGAGTAGGCGTAGTCGCCCTTGGCCAGGGGGAGCTTGGCGCAGGTTCCCCGGCGCGGCACGAGCTGTGGATAGCTCACCAGCAGGATCCTGGCCTCCGGGCTGCGCCGCTGGACCCCCTTGACCACCTTGATCAGGCGCTTGCCGGTGCGGTCGGTCCGGTCCCGCAGGCGGTCACCGCCACCGGGCTTGCGGTTGGCGTCGCGACAGGGTGCCCCGGTGCGGTCGGTCTTGGCCAGCTGGGAGCAGTTGAAGATCAGGGCGGCGAAGACTCCGAAGTCGTTGCCCCCGATCCCGATGGTCACCAGGTCGGTGTCCGGGGTGAGCGCGTCGAACTGCGGCGGGACCTTGACGCCGAAGGGACGCTGGGGCTTGGTCATGTGGGTGGTGTCGGCGGCCCCGCAGCTCACGTCGACCACCTCGGTCCCGGGCCACGACCTGGCTAGCACGGAGGGGTAGTTGCTGGTCGAGCGGGTGCACACCAGGCCGCCCGGATCCGGGTCCGGCACCCCGGTCGCGGCGGTGAAGGAGTCGCCCAGAGCCACGTACCGCCGCGGCGGGACCGCTGCGTCGGCCCTGCTGGCCCGGGAGGTTCCGGCCTCGGTGGCGCCGGCCGGGTCCTCGGCGCTGGCGGTGGGCGGGATCGAGGCGCACGCCAGCACCAGTGCAGCGACGGCGACGAGACGGGGACGGCGTACGGAGCGACGCATGCGGGTGTCCTCTCGAGGGGCGTACCCCGAGGCTACGCGCGCGTCGGTGACCACCGGCCGGGCGCGCAGACCCAGCCCATAGGATGGAAGCCGATCTTCCCCGCACGCCTGGCAAAGGATGCTCCATGCCCGAAATCACCCGCGACGAGGTCGCTCACCTGGCGGACCTCGCCCGGATCGACCTGTCAGACGCCGAGCTCGACCACCTCGCCCCGCAGCTGAGCGTGATCCTGGAGTCGGTGGCGTCCATCAGCGAGGTGGCCAGTGCCGACGTCCCGCCGACGTCGCACGCCCTGCCGCTGACCAACGTCTTCCGCGAGGACGTCGTGGTGCCCGGCCTGACCGCCGAGCAGGCCCTGTCGGGGGCGCCCGCCTCGGAGCAGCAGCGCTTCTCCGTGCCGCGGATCCTGGGGGACGAGCAGTGAGCACCCAGCAGAGCAGCAACGAAGGAGCAGGCACTGTGGACTGGACCCGCAGGAGCGCCGCCGAGCTGGTCGAGGCCCTCGCCGCCGGCGAGGTGACCAGCGTCGAGCTGACCACCGCCTTCCTGGACCGCATCGCCGAGGTCGACGGCCAGGTCCGGGCCTTCCTGCACGTGGACGCCGAAGGTGCGCTGGCCACCGCCCGCGCCAGCGACGAGCGCCGTGCCGCAGGTGAGCTGCTCAGCGACCTGGACGGGGTGCCGATCGCGGTCAAGGACGTGCTGACCACCGCCGGGCTGCCCACCACCTGCGGCTCCAAGATCCTCGAGGGCTGGATCCCGCCGTACGACGCCACCGTGGTGCGCAAGCTCAAGGAGGCCGGCCTGCCCATCCTGGGCAAGACCAACATGGACGAGTTCGCGATGGGCTCCTCCACCGAGCACTCCGCCTACGGCCCGACCCACAACCCGTGGGACCTGGAGCGCATCCCGGGCGGCTCCGGTGGCGGCTCCGCCGCCGCGGTGGCCTCCTTCCAGGCGCCCCTGGCGATCGGCACCGACACCGGCGGCTCCATCCGCCAGCCGGGCGCCGTGACGGGCACCGTGGGCGTGAAGCCGACGTACGGCGGGGTGTCCCGCTACGGCCTGGTGGCCCTGGCCAACTCCCTGGACCAGGCTGGGCCGGTCACCCGCACCGTCCTGGACTCCGCCCTGCTGCACGAGCTGATCGGCGGGCACGACCCGCTGGACAGCACGTCCATCCCCACCGAGATGCCCTCCTTCGTCGAGGCCGCCCGGGTGGGCGCCGGCAAGGACCTCACCGGAGTCAAGGTCGGGGTCATCACCGAGCTGCGCGGCGAGGGCTGGCAGCCCGGGGTGATGGCCCGCTTCGACGAGGCGGTCGAGCTCATGGTCTCCGCCGGCGCGGAGGTCGTGGAGGTGTCCTGCCCGAACTTCGTGCACGCGATGGCCGCCTACTACCTGATCCTGCCCGCCGAGGCCTCCAGCAACCTGGCCAAGTTCGACGCGATGCGCTTCGGCCTGCGGGTGCTCCCCGAGGGCGTCGACGCGCCGAGCGCCGAGGAGGTCATGCGCGCCACCCGCGACGCCGGGTTCGGCGACGAGGTCAAGCGCCGGATCATCCTGGGCACCTACGCCCTGTCCAGCGGCTACTACGACGCCTACTACGGCCAGGCCCAGAAGGTGCGCACCCTGATCGCGCGCGACTTCGAGGCCGCCTTCGCCGAGGTCGACGTCCTGGTCTCCCCGACAGCGCCCACCACGGCGTTCAAGCTGGGGGAGAAGCTGGACGACCCGCTGGCGATGTACCTCAACGACCTGGCCACCATCCCGGCCAACCTGGCCGGCACCCCGGGCATCTCGGTGCCCAGCGGGCTGGCTGACGAGGACGGGCTGCCCGCCGGCCTGCAGGTGCTGGCTCCGGCGCTGGCCGACGACCGGCTCTACCGGGTCGGTGCCGCGGTCGAGGCACTGCTGGAGGAGAAGTGGGGTGGTGCGATCCTCGACCGCGCCCCTGAGCTGAAGGGAGCGTCGGCATGAGTGGTCTCGACGAGCGTTCGACCGAGCTGGTCTCCTTCGAGGAGGCGCTGGAGAAGTACGACCCCGCGATGGGCCTGGAGGTCCACGTGGAGCTGAACACGCTCACCAAGATGTTCTGCGGCTGCCCGACCGAGTTCGGCGCCGAGCCCAACACCCAGGTGTGCCCCACGTGCCTGGGCCTGCCCGGCGCGATGCCGGCGGTGAACCGCAAGGCGGTGGAGAGCGCCATCCGGATCGGCCTGGCCCTGAACTGCGACATCGCCGAGTGGTGCCGGTTCGCCCGGAAGAACTACTTCTACCCGGACATGCCGAAGAACTTCCAGACCTCCCAGTACGACGAGCCCATCGCCTTCGACGGCTTCATGGACGTCACCATCGAGGGCGCCGACGGTGAGCCGGAGACCTTCCGGGTCGAGATCGAGCGGGCCCACATGGAGGAGGACACCGGCAAGACGCTGCACGTCGGTGGCGCCACCGGTCGCATCCACGGTGCCGACTACTCCTTGGTCGACTACAACCGCGCCGGCATCCCGCTGATCGAGATCGTCACCCGCCCCATCATGGGCGCCCGTGACCGGGCCCCCGAGATCGCCAAGGCGTACGTCACCCAGCTGCGCCAGCTGATCGTCGCCCTCGGGGTCTCCGACGCCCGCATGGACCAGGGCTCGATCCGGGCCGACGTCAACCTCTCCCTGGCGCCCAAGGGCACCGGGGGCCTGGGCACCCGCACGGAGACCAAGAACGTCAACTCGCTGCGCTCGGTGGAGCGGGCGGTGCGCTACGAGATGCGTCGGCACGCCGCGGTGCTGGAGTCCGGGTCCTCGATCCTGCAGGAGACCCGGCACTGGCACGAGGACACCGGCGTGACCACCAGCGGCCGCGAGAAGTCCGACGCCGAGGACTACCGCTACTTCCCCGAGCCCGACCTGGTGCCGGTGGCGCCGTCGCGCGAGTGGGTGGAGGAGCTGCGCGGCACGCTGCCGGAGAACCCGACCCAGAAGCGGGCGCGGCTGCAGGCCGAGTGGGGGTTCTCCGACCTGGAGATGCGCGACACCGTCGGCGCGGGCGCTCTGCTGCTGATCGAGGAGACGATCGCGGCCGGGACCACCCCGCAGGCCGCCCGCAAGTGGTGGCTGGGCGAGATGGCCCGGCGCGCCAACGAGACCGGGACCGAGATCGACGCGCTGGGCGTCACCCCCACCCAGGTCGCGCAGGTGCAGAAGCTGGTCGACGCGGGCACCCTCAACGACAAGCTGGCCCGTCAGGTCTTCGACGGCCTGCTGGCCGGTGAGGGCACCCCCGAGGAGATCGTCGCGGCCCGCGGGCTGGCGATCGTCTCCGACGACGGCGCGCTGGGTGCCGCGGTCGACAACGCCATCGCGGCCAACCCGGACGTGGCCGACAAGATCCGGGACGGCAAGGTGGCTGCGGCCGGTGCGCTCATCGGTGCGGTCATGAAGGAGATGCGCGGTCAGGCCGACGCCGGCCGGGTGCGCGAGCTGATCCTGGAGAAGCTGGCCTGAGCCCGCCCCGCGGACCCCGGGCGGGGTCCGCGGGGAGCAGGCGTAAGGTGTGTGCGTCGCGGCAGCCGTCGCGACTCACTCACGCTCACAGGTGGGGGAAGCCGGTCCAAGTCCGGCGCTGACCCGCAACCGTAGGCACGGTCTGATTACGTGCAAGCCGGAACACCCGCTGTGCTGCGTTTTGAACATTCGCTGTCGTGGAACACGGCGGGTTCGATCCCAGTGTGGACCGACCCGTCAGCAGCGGGAAGGAACACAGATGTCTGATCGTCTTCGCCTGTTCGCCGCAGGAGCCGCCTCGCTGGTCCTGGTCGCGGTCGGGGCCAGTGCCTGTGGGAGCGACTCCCCGGAGAGCGGGACCGACCCGGTCCCGGCGAACGCCCCCGCCGCCAGCACCGGCGCGAGCGACCCGCGCGCCCTCGAGCTGGCCGCGGACTGGCTGGTCGGCAACCTCAACGCCGACGGCCTGCTGGAGAACACCAGCGCCTACGAGGGCAAGACCGCCACCAGCGTCGACGTCGGCTCCAGCATCGACCTGGTGCTCGGGCTCTCCGCCTCCGGCCTGCTGGCCCAGGAGGCCACCGCCGTCACCGACGCCGTGGCGGAAGGGCTCCCGGCGTACGTCGGCTCCGGCGGCGAGGTCTACTCCGGGGCGTCGGCCAAGGCGCTGCGCCTGGCGGTCGACCAGGGACGGGACCCGCACGACTTCGGCGGCCTGGACCTGCAGGCCCGGGTCGAGGACCGCGTCGCCACGAAGAGCCGGATCGCCGGCCGTCTCCAGGACCGGTCGGAGTTCGGCGACTACGCCAACTCGATCGGCCAGTCCTACGCCGCCGCGGCCCTGAGCGCGGTGGGGAGCGAGCGGGCCGAGTCGGTCACCGACTTCCTGCTGGCCCAGCAGTGCGAGGAGGGGTTCTTCCGCCTCGCCTTCGCCGCCAAGGGTGCTGCCGAGCAGGGATGCGACGCGGACGACTCGCTGCCCGCGGAGCAGGCTCCGGACACCACCGCGCTGGTCGCCGTGCAGCTGGCCCCGCTCGCCGAGGACGACGAGCAGGTGCAGGACGCTCTGACGGCCGCCACCAAGTGGCTCCTGGCCCAGCAGGCGGACGACGGCTCGTTCGCCGATCCGGAGAACGGGACCAACTCCAACACCACGGGCCTGGCCGGGTGGGCCCTGCTCGAGCTAGGCGAGGACGACGCGGCTGCCCGGGCAGCAGGTTGGGTCCGCGACCTGCAGGTCGCCCAGGAGGGCGACGGCTCGGGCGAGGAGTCGCTGGGGAAGCTGGCGGGGGAGACCGGGGCACTCGCCTACGACGAGGCGAGCCTGGCCGAGGGCCGCGAGTACGGTCTGGCGGACCCGCTCGACCGGTCGCCGTGGGTCGTCGCCGGGGTCCAGGCGTTCCCGGTCCTGGCCGCCGCCCCGGCGGCGGGGGAGTCCGAGTGACCCACCGCCCGGCGTACGGCCTGGCCCACCGTCTGGCCCACCGCCTGCTCGGCGCGGGTCTGAGCCTGCTCGTGGTGGGCGGGGGAGTCGGCGCCGCCGGACCGGCGGCGGCCGCTGCGGACTGTCCGTCCGAGGGCACCACCGTGGTCGTCGACTTCGCCGAGCTGGCCGAGGACGCCCAGGACGCCGTACGCACCGGGTGCGACCCGGCGGTGGTCGACCAACGAGCCTCGGAGAGCGTCGCCGACGCCGGCTTCGACCTCACCTACGCCACCCGGGACCCGGGCTTCATCTGCCGGGTGGGTGGGCTCCCGCGGGCGACCCGTGCGTCAACGCCGCCCCCGCCGACGCCTTCTGGAGCCTGTGGTGGGCCGACGCCGATGGCGACTGGGTCTACTCCAGTCGCGGTGCCGGCACGCTGCGCAGTCCCGCGGGCGGCTACGTCGCCCTGGCCTGGCACCAGGGTGCGGGCGAGGCCGAGCCGCCGGCACTCAGCCCGGCGGACAGTGTGGACGCCGGTGGGGACACCGACCCGAACGCGGGCTCGGTCCGGACCGAGACCGATGACGGCTCGCTCCCGCTCTGGGTCCCGGTGATCGCGCTGGGTGCCCTGCTCGGCGCCGGTGCGGTCCTCACCGTGCGGCGCAGGAGGGCCTGAGGCATGCGCGTGCCCAGGGAGCTGCACCCGGTGGCCTGGTGGGTCTGGGCCGCGGGACTGGCGACGGCCGCCTCGGCCACGACCAACCCGTGGCTGCTGGCTCTCGTGGCCGCCGTCACCTGGGTGGTCGTGGCGGGCTGTCGCG containing:
- the gatA gene encoding Asp-tRNA(Asn)/Glu-tRNA(Gln) amidotransferase subunit GatA; the encoded protein is MDWTRRSAAELVEALAAGEVTSVELTTAFLDRIAEVDGQVRAFLHVDAEGALATARASDERRAAGELLSDLDGVPIAVKDVLTTAGLPTTCGSKILEGWIPPYDATVVRKLKEAGLPILGKTNMDEFAMGSSTEHSAYGPTHNPWDLERIPGGSGGGSAAAVASFQAPLAIGTDTGGSIRQPGAVTGTVGVKPTYGGVSRYGLVALANSLDQAGPVTRTVLDSALLHELIGGHDPLDSTSIPTEMPSFVEAARVGAGKDLTGVKVGVITELRGEGWQPGVMARFDEAVELMVSAGAEVVEVSCPNFVHAMAAYYLILPAEASSNLAKFDAMRFGLRVLPEGVDAPSAEEVMRATRDAGFGDEVKRRIILGTYALSSGYYDAYYGQAQKVRTLIARDFEAAFAEVDVLVSPTAPTTAFKLGEKLDDPLAMYLNDLATIPANLAGTPGISVPSGLADEDGLPAGLQVLAPALADDRLYRVGAAVEALLEEKWGGAILDRAPELKGASA
- the gatB gene encoding Asp-tRNA(Asn)/Glu-tRNA(Gln) amidotransferase subunit GatB gives rise to the protein MSGLDERSTELVSFEEALEKYDPAMGLEVHVELNTLTKMFCGCPTEFGAEPNTQVCPTCLGLPGAMPAVNRKAVESAIRIGLALNCDIAEWCRFARKNYFYPDMPKNFQTSQYDEPIAFDGFMDVTIEGADGEPETFRVEIERAHMEEDTGKTLHVGGATGRIHGADYSLVDYNRAGIPLIEIVTRPIMGARDRAPEIAKAYVTQLRQLIVALGVSDARMDQGSIRADVNLSLAPKGTGGLGTRTETKNVNSLRSVERAVRYEMRRHAAVLESGSSILQETRHWHEDTGVTTSGREKSDAEDYRYFPEPDLVPVAPSREWVEELRGTLPENPTQKRARLQAEWGFSDLEMRDTVGAGALLLIEETIAAGTTPQAARKWWLGEMARRANETGTEIDALGVTPTQVAQVQKLVDAGTLNDKLARQVFDGLLAGEGTPEEIVAARGLAIVSDDGALGAAVDNAIAANPDVADKIRDGKVAAAGALIGAVMKEMRGQADAGRVRELILEKLA